The DNA region GCAGATGCTGTTATCAAAAATGCCAAGGACGGCCAGATCGTTTTACTGCATGATGCAGAAGGCAATAAGCAGACAGTCAAAGCGCTGAAGACTATCATCCCGGCACTGCAGAAGGAAGGGTACACATTCGTTACGTTGAACGAATTATTTGAATGTAAGAATGTTGAGCCGGATGAAGATCATATGTACAGTATTGTACCGGACACTGATACTGCTGCATAAGATAATGAACGATTTACTATTGATCACTCATCATCTTATGTGATGCAATTGAAAACTAACGCCAAAACTCGCAGAAGTTTTCAATGAAAAAAATTAGTCTGAAAATCTGAAATGATATTACAAAAGCTGCACCTCGCGTGCAGCTTTTTTCCATTGTGCCGAAGGCACCACCATTTTTCTATTGATTACTCTCCTCTTATATGATATAATAATGAAAACTAACATCAAAACTCGCAAAAGTTTTCAATGAGGTGATAACATGGAGATCAAAAGAGACAGATATCTTCGTCAGATCATAGGATTTATGTGGGACGGTCAAGTTAAGGTCATAACCGGTATCCGTCGCTGTGGGAAGTCTTTTTTATTGAACACCTTATTCAAGAAATATCTGCTGAAACAAGACGTCCCTGCTGACAATATCATATCTGTAGAACTCGATCTGACAAAGGATATCAATGACAAAGGATATCAAATACCGTGATCCACTTGTGCTGGCAGAATATGTTCGCAGCAAAGTCGAAGGTAATGACGGACAATTCTATCTGTTCGTTGATGAAATACAGATGTCAGACGAAGTAAAGAACCCATACAATCCCGATGGCAAGAAGATCACTTTCTATGACGCTATGAACGATCTGCGCTCATTGCCTAACCTTGACGTGTATGTAACAGGCAGCAACTCAAAGATGCTTTCCAGAGATATTCTGACTGAATTCCGTGGTCGCAGTGACGAAATACAGGTTCATCCGCTCAGTTTTGCTGAGTATTACTCTGCTGTGGGCGGAGACAAAGAGGACGCTTTTGAAGAATACGCATTCTACGGTGGTATGCCTCTCGTCCTGTTGCGTCCAGATGATACAGCAAAAGCAAACTACCTCTCCTCCCTGTTCACAGAGGTATATATCAAGGATATTATAGAACGAAAGAAGATCGAGCGTGAAGACATTCTCGGTATGCTCCTCGATCTGCTCAGTTCGTCGGTAGGCTCACTGACCAATCCAAAGAAAATTGCTGATACCTTGCGTTCAAAAACTGGTGATAACATTTCACAGAATACTATATCCTCATATATCTCACATTTGGAAGATGCTTTTCTTTTCAGTGAAGCCAAGCGTTACGATGTTAAGGGACGCAAATATTTTGAGTACCCATACAAGTATTACTGCGAAGACCTCGGGCTGAGAAACGCGCGTATCGGCTTCAGGCAACAGGAAATGACCCACATTATGGAGAATATCATTTACAACGAACTTATCGTCAGAGGTTTCTCGGTAGATGTAGGCGTGGTTTATGCCAACGAAAAGAACCCATCCGGCAGCTACACAAGAACTGCGCGAGAGATAGATTTCGTAGCAACCAGGGGTGGTAAGAAGGTATATATCCAATCAGCACTGGCTCTTCCCGACGAAACCAAGACCGAACAAGAGCTTCGTCCGTTTTCACTAACAGGCGATTCATTTCCAAAGATCATCGTTCGCAGGGATATCCGAAAAAAGTGGTATGATGATAACGGTGTACTGAATATCGGAATAAGTGAGTTTTTACTTGATGAAAATTCAATATAACAAAATGCGGTTACAGAATTTGAAACTGTAACCGTTTCTTTATGTCCCTCAAAAAATGAAAACTAACGCTAAAACTCGCAGAAGTTTTCAATGAGCAAACTCTAACGTTATCGGCTTATTAATTTGCTGTAAGATATTCAAAGAAAATTCTGTTAAACAAATGAATACTATTCTTGCATATATGGTACCTCGAAAATGGTATCGTAGTTCAGACTTAGTAAATGTTCTTGGCTTAAAAGAAACACGTACAAAAGAGCTCCTGTGCCTCATGGTAAAAAAAGGATGTCTTATTGATAACAGAGCTACTAAAGGAAAGAGATATCAGATAAACGAACATAACTCGCATTAAAATAACTATTCAGAAACTATTTAATTCGAGAGATTTCAGAAAAGGAACTCATAACACAAGCAACCCCTCCTCAGTTTTCAGAGGAGGGGTTTATATATTCGAAATATAATTTTTTTGAAACATGATAAATCCGTTA from Ruminococcus sp. HUN007 includes:
- a CDS encoding AAA family ATPase produces the protein MEIKRDRYLRQIIGFMWDGQVKVITGIRRCGKSFLLNTLFKKYLLKQDVPADNIISVELDLTKDINDKGYQIP
- a CDS encoding ATP-binding protein translates to MTKDIKYRDPLVLAEYVRSKVEGNDGQFYLFVDEIQMSDEVKNPYNPDGKKITFYDAMNDLRSLPNLDVYVTGSNSKMLSRDILTEFRGRSDEIQVHPLSFAEYYSAVGGDKEDAFEEYAFYGGMPLVLLRPDDTAKANYLSSLFTEVYIKDIIERKKIEREDILGMLLDLLSSSVGSLTNPKKIADTLRSKTGDNISQNTISSYISHLEDAFLFSEAKRYDVKGRKYFEYPYKYYCEDLGLRNARIGFRQQEMTHIMENIIYNELIVRGFSVDVGVVYANEKNPSGSYTRTAREIDFVATRGGKKVYIQSALALPDETKTEQELRPFSLTGDSFPKIIVRRDIRKKWYDDNGVLNIGISEFLLDENSI